The genomic DNA CCGGGCAATCTTGATGGTTTTCAGTTCCTTGCCGCCTGGCACTTCAATCTCAATAAATTGGCGTTCTTTATTTAGCATCAATAAATTAACTTTGTTTGAATCCACAATTGCCTCTCTAACCCTGCTTTTTTCAATACATATTTCAGCATTGGCCAGCGGATAATCAATAATAACGATCTTTGATGCACCTGCTTCAAGGCAGAGTTCAACGACCTGTTTTATTATCTCAACACTCGTCGTTGCCCCACACTCGGCATTGGCAGAAAAAGAAATATTCGGTTTAATAAGCACTCTTTCTTCAGGCTTAATAAATTTTTCTATACCACCTATCGCATCAACCGCTGCCTTTACAAGTTTACCCTTGTTTCCGCGTGCAACACCAATCATTGGTCTGACTGAATTTTTCCCATTGCTTGCAAAAATTTTCACTGGCAGTGCTAAACTTGCAACAACACCAGCACTTATTTTTAAAAAATTTCGACGGCTGATTATTTTCATTATTTTCACCTATTATTTAAAAAATAATCCGTTTAATACTTAAGTATATAAATATTCCCATCCCTGTCAAGCATAATCTCTATACAATGCTTGACAAATATTAAAATTTGTGTATCATTTTAATATGGCAAAATGGGTTAAGGCAAAAAGATTAAGTGTATTCACCTCAAACCCATATACAGGAAATCCAGCATGGGTTGTTATGGGCGTGGACGATGTCAATGAAGAAAATTTAAAATTACTTGCCAGTGATTTGAACCCAGTCTCTGATACGGCATTTGTTCTCACCGAATCAACCCATGAAGCAGATATTTATTTAAGATTTTTCACGGGCTCTGGAGAAATAAATTTCTCCGGACATGCCTCAATCGCTGCCTATTTTGCCTTGAGTGGCGAAAACATATTGAATTTACAAGAACCCGACACAATAATAAGACAAAGAACAAAATCGGGCATTCAGCAGGTTGAATTGAGGGTAAAGGATAATAAAGTCACAAGGGCAACAATGACACTTGCAAAACCTAACTACCTTGATATTGAAGTCAATCCGGTTCAGCTATCAAGGATCCTTGGTATCAGTCAACATGACCTTCTTGCTGCTAATCTACCTTTTGATATTATTTCAACAGGTTATTATGACCTGATTGTTCCTATAAAATCACTTGAAATAATGAGAAATCTAAAGCCCGATTTTACATTTATGAACAACTTTTGTGTCCGCCTTGGTATACACGGTATCATTGCATTCTGTATGGAAACATTTGAACCCGGTGATACTGTATTTATGAGGCACTTTGCGCCGGTGGTAGGTATTAATGAAGACCCAATTTCAGGAGCAGCAGCAGGAAGCGTAGGATGTTATCTGATAAGAAAAAATCTAATTGAACCGAGTAATTTTTCAAGGATAATTGTGGAGCAAGGTTATTTACAAAACCGCCAGGGGAAGGTATACGTTCACGTTGAATGCAGTCGTGACCAAATATTCAGAGTCAAGGTTGGCGGAAATGCTGTTTTAACCTTCACAGGATATATACTCACACCTTAAAATATATCACAATATATTTATTTCTTTTTTGTAATATACTTAATAAATATTCTGACGATTGCCGGGTCAAATTGTGTTCCGGCATTTGCCTTCAATTCTCTTATTGCTTCTTCTTTAGACATTGCATTTCGGTAGGGTCTCTTTGAGGTCATTGCGTCGTACGCATCCGCAACAGCAATTATTCTTGCGATAATGGGTATTTCCCCTTTTTTCAATCCTTCTGGATAACCAGAACCATTGTAATGCTCATGGTGATGTTTTACACCACCGAGGGCTTCAATAAGTTCATTAAAACCTGCAAGCATATAATAACCGCGCATCACATGCATATCTACTTCTTCTTTCTCCTGTTCACTTAATTTTCTTGGCTTTAATAATATACTTTCGTCTATTCCAATCTTCCCAAAATCGTGTAACAGTGCTGCAACTTCCAGGACAACTTTTTCTTCTTCAGTGAATCCTAATTCTTCGGCAATTGCAAGTGAATATTCCGTAACCCTGAGGATATGACCGTCGCGATATGGAATCTGCCTATCAATGTCTTTCCCTATTTTTCTTAAGGATTTCAATGCCTTTTTTGGATTCTCCCGAAGGGTCATCGCCACAGAACTCAGGGTTCGTATAATCTCATCAAGATCAAGCTTAAAGGGCTTATCATTGTCCATACATAAGTATAATCAGATATTAAAATCTGTCAAGGATATAACTAATTATTCGTTATTTCCTCTTGATTATGTGGAATATTTAGTTATCATTATTGTATATATCTACTGGGAGGCAAAAATGGGTTTAAGATGGACTTTTTGTTTAACGATTTTTTTGTATATGGGTTTTGCACAAATTGAAGAGGTGCAGAAAAAGGCATTTAATGCAGAGGAAGCAGTATTACAGAATCGAGACTTAGAGTCCTCTGGTATCAATCCGGAGAATATTACATTACCCGGTGGTCATAAGGCATGGAAGGTTAGAATTCCGGGGAACCTGCCATTGGCAACAGTTGCTTATGAAAATGGGTTAATATTTTTAGGTGGTGGATATGGCAGTTATGAGTTTTATGCATTGAATGCGGAGACGGGCAAATTGGTTTGGAAATTTAAAACAGGTGATGATGGGCCAACTGCAGCAGTGGTGATAAATGGCTATGTGATTTTTAATACTGAATCCTGCATTATTTATGTTCTAAAAGCAAAGACCGGTGAAAAGGTGTGGGAAAAATGGTTGGGTGACCCATTGATGAGTCAACCCGCAGCAGATGAAGAAAATGTTTATATGGCATATCCGGGGCAGGATGGTTCACATCACCTTGCCTGTATGAAATTAAAAACCGGTAAAGAAGTATGGAATTCCACAATTGCAGGAGATTTGATATCAGCACCCATTATTTACAAAAATTCAGTTTATATAACATGTTTTGATGGGACTGTTTATAGATACGACAAAACCAATGGGAAACTGATATGGTCACAGAAAAAGAACGCTACCAGCGCACCGACAGTATACAACGACAGAATATTTGTCAGTCTGCGCGAGGCAAAAAAAGTTGGAAAAGATTCAATAAAACAATATGAAGGTATTGCCACGCTGGATCAAAATAATGGAAACCAACAACAACAGGAACTTTGGGCAAAAAGGACTGCTGAATATCTTGTTTATGGCAGACAATCAGCAAATAGAAAGGTTCAGACAGAACTTGATGCCAGTGTCGGGTTCGGTTCAGCACCAAGTACAGCGAAAATAGAACAGGCAAAAGAAAATGTTGGACAGGGTTCGGTTGTGGGCTGCTGGGCATATCAGGGGTCGCGGCCATTTGTACGCGATATTTACTCTTATAATACCATGGGGAATGAGATACTCAGCATTGACATTAATACAGGAAAGGTCAGGTGGTCACAAAAATATGATAAATTGTCTGAAGAGAGTATAGGAGGCAGGGTATTTACGCCCCCATCCTATGCTAACTCAAAACTTTTTGTCTGTTCAGGAAGTGGTGAGCTATTCTGCCTGCGCGAAGAGAATGGAAAACTGCTGTGGAAAGAAAAGGTAGATGGAGCGATAAGTTTTCAACCAGCTGTGGCAAATGGTTATGTCTTTGTTTCCTGTGATAATGGAAATCTGTATGGTATTAAAACCGGCGATAAAAATGATGATGGATGGTATATGTGGGGCGGAAACGCCCAGCATAATAAATAATTTTTACAAAAATAATGTAGTCCAAAAATTTTCCTCGCGCAAAACCGCCATTTTATTATGCATAAAAGATAAATTAGCTTTCAGTAAATCTGAAGGCATTTATAAAATTCTGTGCTTTTTCAGCTCCTTGAGTTATAAAAATCTCAATACCCTCGATTGCCTTTTCAATAACATTAATAAGAATCTTCTTC from candidate division WOR-3 bacterium includes the following:
- a CDS encoding DUF362 domain-containing protein — protein: MKIISRRNFLKISAGVVASLALPVKIFASNGKNSVRPMIGVARGNKGKLVKAAVDAIGGIEKFIKPEERVLIKPNISFSANAECGATTSVEIIKQVVELCLEAGASKIVIIDYPLANAEICIEKSRVREAIVDSNKVNLLMLNKERQFIEIEVPGGKELKTIKIARELQKVDKFINLPTAKSHSATGVSLGIKNLMGLIWDRSYLHRVDLHRAIAELGLVFKPDLTIVDATRVLTSGGPGGPGKTVILNTVIAGADMVAVDSYTVGISQWYNKSFTGKNVKHIAYAYELGLGEIDTEKMVIKEVSV
- a CDS encoding PhzF family phenazine biosynthesis protein, which encodes MAKWVKAKRLSVFTSNPYTGNPAWVVMGVDDVNEENLKLLASDLNPVSDTAFVLTESTHEADIYLRFFTGSGEINFSGHASIAAYFALSGENILNLQEPDTIIRQRTKSGIQQVELRVKDNKVTRATMTLAKPNYLDIEVNPVQLSRILGISQHDLLAANLPFDIISTGYYDLIVPIKSLEIMRNLKPDFTFMNNFCVRLGIHGIIAFCMETFEPGDTVFMRHFAPVVGINEDPISGAAAGSVGCYLIRKNLIEPSNFSRIIVEQGYLQNRQGKVYVHVECSRDQIFRVKVGGNAVLTFTGYILTP
- a CDS encoding HD-GYP domain-containing protein, producing the protein MDNDKPFKLDLDEIIRTLSSVAMTLRENPKKALKSLRKIGKDIDRQIPYRDGHILRVTEYSLAIAEELGFTEEEKVVLEVAALLHDFGKIGIDESILLKPRKLSEQEKEEVDMHVMRGYYMLAGFNELIEALGGVKHHHEHYNGSGYPEGLKKGEIPIIARIIAVADAYDAMTSKRPYRNAMSKEEAIRELKANAGTQFDPAIVRIFIKYITKKK
- a CDS encoding PQQ-binding-like beta-propeller repeat protein, translating into MGLRWTFCLTIFLYMGFAQIEEVQKKAFNAEEAVLQNRDLESSGINPENITLPGGHKAWKVRIPGNLPLATVAYENGLIFLGGGYGSYEFYALNAETGKLVWKFKTGDDGPTAAVVINGYVIFNTESCIIYVLKAKTGEKVWEKWLGDPLMSQPAADEENVYMAYPGQDGSHHLACMKLKTGKEVWNSTIAGDLISAPIIYKNSVYITCFDGTVYRYDKTNGKLIWSQKKNATSAPTVYNDRIFVSLREAKKVGKDSIKQYEGIATLDQNNGNQQQQELWAKRTAEYLVYGRQSANRKVQTELDASVGFGSAPSTAKIEQAKENVGQGSVVGCWAYQGSRPFVRDIYSYNTMGNEILSIDINTGKVRWSQKYDKLSEESIGGRVFTPPSYANSKLFVCSGSGELFCLREENGKLLWKEKVDGAISFQPAVANGYVFVSCDNGNLYGIKTGDKNDDGWYMWGGNAQHNK